Proteins from one Paenibacillus sp. J23TS9 genomic window:
- a CDS encoding 4'-phosphopantetheinyl transferase superfamily protein → MTSIATIYTVNLQHGHDEQTFRHVLEYLPQDVRNKVARYRQEPDARREMASAVLKRIIACEINGIELREADFLRDGFGKPSLKGFPDFHFNVSHAMDWVVCAVSAEGPIGVDIEKMGEAEPEVAQLCFSPKELAEWNEQPGILRNEFFYELWTLKESYAKAIGKGLSLDFSSIEKVKTGDCIYISHQGVIDPELYLRSISFDTDYKLAACLSIEDRYIDFQNYTLAEIISRFMELIDREL, encoded by the coding sequence GTGACTTCAATCGCAACGATTTATACTGTAAATTTGCAACATGGACATGACGAGCAGACATTCAGACATGTGCTTGAGTATTTACCGCAGGATGTCAGAAATAAAGTCGCCAGGTACAGGCAGGAACCAGATGCAAGACGAGAGATGGCTTCGGCTGTTCTAAAGCGGATTATTGCTTGCGAAATAAACGGAATCGAGCTGCGTGAAGCGGATTTTCTCAGGGATGGTTTCGGTAAACCATCCCTGAAGGGATTTCCGGACTTTCATTTTAACGTGTCGCATGCCATGGATTGGGTGGTTTGTGCTGTCAGCGCAGAGGGACCGATCGGTGTGGACATAGAGAAGATGGGCGAGGCAGAACCGGAGGTTGCCCAGCTTTGCTTTTCACCAAAAGAGCTTGCCGAATGGAATGAGCAGCCGGGAATTCTAAGGAATGAATTTTTCTATGAATTGTGGACGTTGAAAGAAAGCTACGCCAAGGCCATCGGAAAGGGGCTTTCTCTTGATTTTTCCTCTATTGAAAAGGTAAAAACAGGAGATTGCATTTACATATCACACCAAGGAGTTATCGACCCAGAGTTGTATCTAAGATCCATTTCATTCGACACCGATTATAAGTTAGCTGCCTGCCTGTCCATTGAAGATAGATACATAGATTTCCAAAACTATACCTTGGCTGAGATTATAAGCCGTTTTATGGAATTAATAGACAGAGAGCTGTAA
- a CDS encoding MDR family MFS transporter gives MAVKKNRLGFIVAGLLLGILIAAIDNTIVATAMGTIIGDLGGLDQFVWVTSAYMVAEMAGMPIFGKLSDMYGRKKFFIFGVVMFLIGSMLCGTAHSITELSIYRAIQGIGGGALIPITFTIIFDIFPPELRGKMSGMFGAVFGVANLFGPLMGAYITDYWHWRWIFYINVPLGIIAFLLVVLFYRESHEHSRQKIDIWGAATLVGAVVSLMFALELGGSKYAWDSLVILGLFAAFALLFIIFLLVERRVAEPIISYEMFRKRLFAASSAAALFYGAAFITAAVYIPIFVQGVMGGSATNSGLILLPLTLSSVVASQVGGMLSSKMTFRRIMIFSAIVFLLGMFLLTTITPETSRLVLSFYMMITGFGIGFSFSVLSMSAIQGMELRQRGSANSTISFLRSLGMTVGITIFGIIQRNDFKGQLTEKLGGAGQSMPASADPQQLLSPETRALIPPQVMEKISAALSISVDHAFFWALIPVFFALVSVSMMGAGRMQFSKGPTAAQTKSQA, from the coding sequence ATGGCTGTAAAGAAGAATAGATTGGGCTTCATTGTTGCAGGGCTTCTGCTAGGCATTCTGATCGCGGCCATCGATAACACCATTGTGGCGACGGCGATGGGTACGATTATCGGAGATTTGGGAGGGCTCGACCAGTTTGTGTGGGTGACCTCCGCTTATATGGTTGCCGAAATGGCGGGGATGCCGATTTTTGGCAAGCTGTCCGATATGTATGGTAGAAAGAAATTTTTTATATTTGGTGTGGTCATGTTCCTGATCGGCTCCATGCTCTGCGGTACGGCACACAGCATCACCGAGCTTAGCATCTATCGTGCTATTCAGGGTATCGGAGGCGGTGCACTGATTCCAATCACCTTTACGATCATTTTTGACATATTTCCACCGGAGCTCCGGGGCAAGATGTCAGGTATGTTCGGAGCGGTATTTGGCGTAGCGAACCTGTTCGGCCCGCTGATGGGTGCCTATATTACAGATTATTGGCATTGGCGCTGGATATTCTACATCAATGTGCCGCTTGGTATTATTGCATTCCTGCTCGTCGTATTGTTTTACCGAGAATCACATGAGCATTCCCGTCAGAAAATCGACATTTGGGGTGCGGCCACATTGGTGGGCGCCGTGGTCAGCCTGATGTTCGCGCTGGAACTCGGTGGCAGTAAATATGCTTGGGATTCCCTCGTTATTCTCGGATTGTTTGCGGCTTTTGCTCTGCTGTTCATCATCTTCCTGCTTGTCGAGCGTAGGGTGGCGGAACCGATCATATCCTATGAAATGTTCCGTAAAAGATTATTCGCCGCCAGCAGCGCAGCCGCCTTGTTCTATGGTGCAGCGTTCATCACAGCAGCGGTATACATTCCGATATTTGTGCAGGGTGTCATGGGTGGTAGTGCGACTAACTCCGGATTAATACTACTTCCGCTTACGCTTAGTTCGGTTGTGGCTTCACAGGTGGGCGGCATGCTCTCCTCCAAAATGACGTTCCGCAGAATTATGATCTTTTCCGCCATCGTATTTCTGCTGGGGATGTTTCTGCTGACCACAATAACGCCAGAGACTTCAAGGCTTGTCCTTTCCTTCTACATGATGATTACCGGTTTTGGCATCGGGTTCTCCTTCTCTGTACTGAGCATGTCAGCCATTCAGGGCATGGAGCTGCGGCAGCGCGGATCCGCGAACTCGACGATTTCCTTCCTGCGTTCGTTAGGGATGACGGTGGGAATTACGATTTTCGGTATCATTCAGCGCAATGACTTCAAAGGCCAATTGACGGAAAAGCTGGGCGGAGCGGGTCAAAGCATGCCTGCGAGCGCCGATCCGCAGCAGCTGCTGTCACCCGAGACAAGGGCGCTTATCCCGCCGCAGGTGATGGAAAAGATCAGCGCAGCGCTGTCGATTTCGGTGGATCACGCTTTTTTCTGGGCGCTTATCCCGGTGTTCTTTGCTCTCGTGTCGGTATCCATGATGGGAGCCGGCCGCATGCAATTCTCCAAAGGCCCTACGGCTGCGCAGACGAAAAGCCAAGCGTAG